One genomic window of Biomphalaria glabrata chromosome 9, xgBioGlab47.1, whole genome shotgun sequence includes the following:
- the LOC106069496 gene encoding sodium/myo-inositol cotransporter 2-like has translation MVETFGGTKLHVGDIVVIVGYFAFVLFVGLWTSRQNRGSAGGYFLAGRNMHWIPVGASLFASNIGSLHFVGLAGSGAAAGISIANYELNAMLVLVLLAYIFLPVYIASGIFTMPQYLQRRFGGQRIQIFLSVLTLLMYIFTKISADLYAGIIFIEQSLNWDMYGAVSLLLGIAAIFTITGGLTAVIWTDLIQTIIMLVGATVLMIRAFVEVGGFNAMVEKYPNAIPESLLKSNGTCGYPRDDFMHLFRDPLSSDLPWPGILGLTINSIWYWCSDQVIVQRALAAKNFTHAKCGTLLCGFMKVLPLFMLVFPGMIARILFKDTVGCADPLECEKICGSSKGCTNIAYPTLVIELLPAGARGMMLAVMLAALMSSLTSIFNSSSTIFAMDIWTHIRKKASELEVMIVGRVFVIVLVLVSIIWIPVLKASQGTQLYVYVQEVASFLQPPICAIFVLGIFWERLNEKGAFFGLLIGFVTGIIRFAIQYSFKTPDCGSPEPDPTPDLVKNFHYLYFSIFLCALTALSAAVISLITKPLDSRCLQRLTWQTRNSNKKRLNIEDWLAGRTDSVKDIVEAEMNKVLANDGLTSMALSEDSKEVMELKENKYEPDQRVESKVSCPRHVCNWIWGIDSASRARLVNQKMDECDMISIEELPKYRILTGILSGVLISTAVFLYGFFH, from the exons ATGGTGGAAACATTTGGTGGGACCAAACTTCATGTTGGTGACATTGTAGTAATTGTGGGATATTTTGCATTTGTGCTTTTTGTTGGATTATGg ACTTCTCGACAAAACCGTGGCAGCGCTGGAGGGTACTTCTTGGCTGGACGCAATATGCACTGGATACCA GTTGGAGCCTCGCTGTTTGCCAGTAACATTGGCAGTTTACATTTTGTTGGTCTGGCTGGTTCCGGAGCAGCTGCTGGTATTTCCATAGCGAATTATGAACTGAAT GCCATGTTGGTTCTTGTATTGTTGGCTTACATATTCCTTCCCGTTTACATTGCCTCAGGG ATTTTTACAATGCCTCAGTATTTACAACGCAGGTTTGGTGGCCAGAGAATTcaaatctttctctctgtgttgACTTTATTGATGTACATATTTACTAAGATATCT GCAGATCTCTATGCTGgaattatatttatagaacagTCATTAAATTGGGATATGTATGGAGCAGTGTCCCTTCTGTTAGGAATTGCTGCCATTTTTACTATTACAG GAGGCTTAACAGCTGTCATTTGGACAGACTTAATCCAGACTATTATTATGCTGGTTGGTGCTACTGTCTTAATGATTCGAG CATTTGTAGAAGTTGGAGGTTTCAATGCTATGGTAGAGAAATACCCTAACGCCATACCAGAAAGTCTCTTAAAGAGTAATGGCACTTGTGGCTACCCTCGAGATGATTTCATGCATCTGTTTCGTGATCCATTATCCAGTGATCTTCCATGGCCTGGCATTTTGGGACTGACCATCAACTCAATCTGGTATTGGTGCTCAGATCAG GTCATTGTTCAGCGAGCACTTGCTGCCAAAAACTTCACCCATGCCAAGTGCGGGACACTGCTGTGTGGCTTTATGAAAGTTCTTCCTCTCTTCATGTTAGTCTTTCCAGGAATGATTGCAAGAATTTTGTTTAAAG atacTGTTGGCTGTGCTGATCCACTGGAGTGTGAAAAGATCTGTGGCAGTTCCAAGGGCTGTACCAATATTGCTTATCCGACATTGGTCATTGAGCTTCTGCCTGCTGGTGCGCGTGGCATGATGCTGGCCGTCATGTTAGCGGCACTGATGTCCTCACTGACATCTATATTTAACAGCAGCAGCACAATTTTTGCAATGGATATCTGGACACACATTAGAAAGAAAGCTTCAGAGCTGGAAGTTATGATTGTTGGCAG GGTGTTTGTCATTGTTCTTGTACTAGTCAGTATTATTTGGATTCCTGTATTGAAAGCTAGCCAAGGGACACAACTATATGTCTATGTTCAAGAAGTGGCCAGCTTTCTTCAACCACCTATATGTGCTATTTTTGTACTGGGCATATTTTGGGAGAGGCTAAATGAAAAG GGAGCATTCTTTGGTTTGCTCATAGGATTTGTTACTGGCATTATACGTTTTGCCATTCAGTATTCTTTCAAGACACCAGACTGTGGTAGTCCAGAGCCAGACCCAACCCCAGACTTGGTGAAAAACTTTCATTACCTCTATTTCTCTATATTTTTATGTGCGCTCACAGCACTGTCTGCAGCAGTCATCAGTTTGATAACGAAACCTCTTGATTCAAGATGT CTGCAACGGTTAACTTGGCAAACAAGAAATAGCAACAAGAAAAGACTTAACATTGAAGATTGGCTTGCTGGTAGAACAGATAGCGTCAAAGATATTGTTGAGGCAGAGATGAATAAAGTTCTGGCCAATG ATGGTTTAACAAGTATGGCTCTGTCAGAAGATAGCAAAGAAGTCATGGAACTCAAAGAGAACAAATATGAACCAGATCAAAGAGTTGAAT CCAAAGTTTCATGTCCACGTCATGTTTGTAATTGGATCTGGGGTATCGATTCAGCTAGTCGAGCACGTTTAGTGAATCAAAAGATGGATGAATGTGATATGATTTCTATAGAGGAGCTTCCTAAGTATCGCATACTTACAGGCATACTTTCAGGTGTACTTATTTCCACAGCAGTTTTTTTGTATGGATTCTTCCATTGA